A stretch of the Aegilops tauschii subsp. strangulata cultivar AL8/78 chromosome 4, Aet v6.0, whole genome shotgun sequence genome encodes the following:
- the LOC109744038 gene encoding uncharacterized protein, with product MSFGLKNADATFQRCMQKCLLPQLGRNIHVYVDDIMVTTKQHVMLLDDLKETFANLHEYQIKLNPEKCVFGMPAGKLLGFLVSEHGIDANPEKINQLGERALPLYQPMKKSTLFEWNDQADEAFRDLKRILSTAPVLAAPTEKEPLLLYIAATSQSVSMMVVERPEKGKIQSVRRPVYYLSEVLSASKQNYPHYQKMCYDVYFTAKKLKQYFEEHVVTVVSTAPIGEIIGCRDAFDRYLPPPPDSTHWRMDFDGSKIHSGLGAGIVLSSPKGDRLQYMLQIHFAASNKCSGEWDTRDANMASYRFLVQQLSVFFDSCEFLHVPCVESEAADALAKIGSSRQAIQSGVSLEHLHKPSVKPSPESESIFIPDDPATSLPRLGTVDPGSGAAESNPGTAELGPGAAVLDSAAVIPNPEGAASGSGAATTEPAMVAVFAVVTAPSWALPISEFLENRVLPMDETEARQVQRQAFAYSIINNELVKRSSKTGVFQCYVEQDKGIEILLDIHQGECGNHAASRSLVAKAFRHGFYWPTILPDAESLILRCEGFQCFSKRSH from the exons atgtcatTCGGCTTGAAGAATGCCGACGCCACCTTCCAACGCTGTATGCAGAAATGCCTGCTGCCACAACTCGGCCGCAACATCCACGTCTACGTGGACGACATCATGGTGACGACCAAGCAGCACGTCATGCTCCTCGACGACCTAAAGGAAACCTTTGCCAATCTGCACGAGtaccagatcaagctcaacccggagaagtgcgtctttGGCATGCcggccggaaagctactcggcttcctcgtctcggaGCATGGCATTGAtgcgaacccagagaagatcaa CCAGCTGGGCGAGAGGGCCTTGCCCCTGTATCAGCCGATGAAGAAGTCAACGCtgttcgagtggaatgaccaggCAGACGAAGCCTTCCGGGATCTCAAGCGCATACTCTCCACCGCACCCGTCCTGGCCGCACCGACCGAGAAGGAGCCGCTGTTGCTCTACATTGCCGCCACCTCGCAATCGGTCAGCATGAtggtggtcgagcgaccagagaagggcAAGATCCAGTCTGTCCGGCGCCCAGTTTACTACCTGAGCGAGGTTCTTtccgcctccaagcagaactacccgcactaccagaagatgtgttatgACGTGTATTTTACCGCCAAGAAGTTGAAGCAGTATTTCGAAGAGCATGTTGTTACCGTGGTCAGCACGGCCCCCATCGGCGAGATCATAGGTTGCCGGGACGCCTTTGACCGG tatctgccgccgccgccggattcAACGCACTGGCGCATGGACTTCGACGGCTCCAAGATTCACtctggcttgggagccggcatcgtgcTGTCTTCCCCGAAGGGCGACCGGCTCCAGTACATgctccagatccacttcgccgcctccaacaaa TGCTCCGGCGAGTGGGACACGCGCGACGCCAACATGGccagctaccgcttcctcgtccagcagctATCCGTCTTCTTCGACagctgcgagttcctccatgtccCGTGCGTAGAAAGCGAAGCTGCCGATGCACTAGCCAAGATTGGCTCATCCCGGCAGGCCATTCAGTCCggcgtctccctcgagcacctgCACAAGCCATCCGTCAAGCCGTCACCGGAATCCGAATCCATCTTCATCCCCGACGACCCGGCCACATCCCTTCCCCGCCTGGGGACTGTCGATCCCGGCTCGGGGGCTGCCGAATCCAACCCGGGGACTGCTGAACTCGGCCCAGGGGCTGCCGTGCTCGACTCGGCCGCCGTCATCCCCAACCCGGAGGGTGCCGCCTCCGGCTCGGGGGCTGCCACCACAGAACCCGCCATGGTGGCCGTCTTCGCCGTGGTGACGGCCCCATCATGGGCCCTGCCCATCTCAGAGTTCCTGGAGAACAGGGTtctccccatggacgagaccgaGGCTCGGCAAGTGCAGCGCCAGGCGTTCGcctacagcatcatcaacaacgaacTCGTCAAGCGCAGTTCGAAGACGGGCGTCTTCCAGTGCTACGTTGAGCAGGACAAGGGCATAGAGATCCTCCTCGACATTCACCAAGGCGAGTGCGGGAACCATGCCGCGTCGAggtccctggtggccaaggctttccgccatggtttctactGGCCTACGATCCTCCCAGACGCCGAGTCGCTCATCCTCAGGTGTGAGGGATTCCAGTGCTTCAGCAAGCGCAGCCACTAG